One Burkholderia pyrrocinia DNA segment encodes these proteins:
- a CDS encoding TetR/AcrR family transcriptional regulator produces MTSATADTMTATVKADRADTPRAPAGRKSQQRVQDILRAGREVFAEKGYEHATAAEIAQRVGVSEATVFSYFRGKRELCARVIADWYDEIIAAFEHGMPQDASVQQQFAFIVRTHLRLMLVNGTGLCALVLSEGRAKQHALSDELTALQRRYTAPLMDVLARGQAAGQVRADLPLSLLRSMVFGPIEHVLWDAILGHRKLDTETTATQLVDMLWAAVQPPAPEQAALVRFRNEVAEAVRRLEGESTRA; encoded by the coding sequence ATGACATCCGCTACCGCCGACACCATGACCGCCACCGTCAAAGCCGACCGCGCCGACACGCCGCGCGCGCCCGCCGGGCGCAAATCCCAGCAGCGCGTGCAGGACATCCTGCGCGCCGGTCGTGAAGTGTTTGCCGAAAAAGGTTACGAACATGCGACGGCCGCCGAGATCGCGCAGCGCGTCGGGGTATCCGAGGCGACGGTGTTCAGCTACTTCCGCGGCAAGCGCGAGCTGTGCGCGCGTGTCATCGCGGATTGGTACGACGAAATCATCGCCGCGTTCGAGCACGGGATGCCGCAGGATGCGTCGGTGCAGCAGCAGTTCGCGTTCATCGTGCGCACCCACCTGCGGCTGATGCTCGTGAACGGCACGGGGCTGTGCGCGCTGGTGCTGTCGGAAGGCCGTGCGAAACAGCATGCGCTGAGCGACGAGCTCACCGCGCTGCAGCGCCGCTATACGGCGCCGCTGATGGACGTGCTCGCGCGCGGCCAGGCGGCCGGGCAGGTCCGTGCGGACTTGCCGCTGAGCCTGCTGCGCTCGATGGTGTTCGGGCCGATCGAGCACGTGCTGTGGGATGCGATCCTCGGGCACCGCAAGCTCGATACGGAAACGACGGCCACGCAGCTGGTCGACATGCTGTGGGCCGCCGTGCAGCCGCCCGCGCCGGAGCAGGCGGCGCTGGTGCGCTTCAGGAACGAAGTCGCGGAAGCGGTGCGGCGGCTGGAAGGCGAAAGCACGCGCGCGTGA
- a CDS encoding M23 family metallopeptidase, with the protein MIISPPFLPEAGLAAPTGTNPDPMMDAVDKFECAHGIYPIAFDRRWHCGVHLQPNTKGEVYAIADGEVVAYRVCQHGVDSGTSHTGFVLLKHTTETGEGRALTFYSLYMHLLPLVEYREHRADAKEMPEFLRMPTGPVSKGQVTPAVSGEGKKVRRKDVLGWLGKYEGMPHLHFEIFMLPADFDAYFGHTQLGNSTPTPPAPTETDWWGHAYFVIPAGSQFRRLPEKADAHNKLHGVAFKPGHEGSNALPLLVETYFSLGSKYTNVWSVAQDGTRTLLTPRPVEEKDYEYDLYKRATALYSSCPSDGYELLRFGRILSPSQTLAADARVTWMRVNWAADKAGYVDINDSSIQKFSDADFLSFMGWQKVSEDNTPFGSDGLCDVDALKKLLKDGADHATPAAEGETPEAHKTNALSAYVKGNALVRQQLCGLICNAPSEWDSTNNEERFAGLLDEGGYYHGNDTGYNDFMKYLKEVQFWNKTRLPAGQKLWFFHPLAFIRHFRRCGWLTNDELAATFPRYPFYTESGSPRRAIATNNDIYRVTLAIARRRVKNHMLVLNNCLRKYIGSDSKRIAMFLAQVVLETAQWRDFGGIRRLMHEWGFGQYSSTNPATQYYGPFYGRGIMQLTWAANFEAYGKYRAISDNATGSYVERLPGSRHRITAISQHYSVNPNDGGHLMLWSPRYDPDIVAENADYACDSGGFYWVSKSFSQGLNINRVVDREFSASSVDFVNRLVNGGGNGYYERQAYSVFIMRVLGDGVDAVGEVLINSPRPKKAVLANMLRPE; encoded by the coding sequence ATGATCATCAGCCCGCCATTTTTGCCCGAAGCAGGTCTCGCGGCCCCGACCGGGACGAATCCCGATCCGATGATGGACGCAGTAGACAAGTTCGAATGCGCTCACGGCATCTATCCGATCGCCTTCGATCGGCGCTGGCATTGTGGTGTGCATCTTCAGCCGAATACAAAGGGCGAGGTGTATGCGATCGCCGATGGCGAGGTCGTTGCCTACCGGGTGTGTCAGCATGGGGTTGACAGCGGCACGAGCCATACCGGCTTTGTGTTGCTCAAACATACAACCGAGACTGGCGAAGGCCGTGCGCTGACGTTCTATTCGCTCTACATGCATCTGTTGCCATTGGTGGAATACCGGGAGCACCGTGCGGACGCTAAGGAGATGCCCGAGTTCCTGCGCATGCCGACTGGCCCGGTGAGCAAGGGACAGGTGACGCCGGCGGTCTCGGGTGAGGGCAAGAAGGTCCGGCGCAAGGACGTGCTGGGGTGGCTTGGAAAATATGAAGGCATGCCGCATTTGCATTTCGAAATCTTCATGTTGCCGGCAGATTTCGATGCTTATTTCGGGCATACGCAACTGGGTAACAGCACGCCTACCCCTCCTGCTCCTACTGAAACGGACTGGTGGGGGCATGCGTACTTTGTCATTCCAGCAGGCAGCCAGTTTCGCCGTCTGCCTGAAAAGGCCGATGCCCACAACAAGTTACACGGAGTCGCATTCAAGCCAGGTCACGAGGGCTCGAATGCCCTGCCGTTGCTTGTCGAGACGTACTTCAGCCTCGGTTCGAAATACACCAATGTCTGGAGTGTTGCGCAAGACGGCACACGCACGCTGCTCACGCCACGGCCCGTCGAGGAAAAGGACTACGAATACGATCTATACAAGCGTGCTACGGCGCTTTATTCGTCATGTCCGAGCGACGGTTACGAGTTGCTTCGGTTTGGACGCATCTTGTCTCCATCCCAAACCCTGGCGGCCGATGCCCGCGTGACCTGGATGCGGGTCAACTGGGCAGCAGACAAGGCCGGCTACGTTGATATCAATGATTCAAGCATCCAGAAATTCTCCGATGCGGACTTCCTGTCTTTTATGGGCTGGCAGAAAGTCAGCGAGGACAATACCCCGTTCGGCAGCGATGGGTTGTGCGACGTAGACGCGCTGAAGAAGCTGCTGAAGGATGGCGCGGACCATGCAACGCCCGCGGCCGAAGGGGAAACGCCGGAAGCCCACAAAACGAATGCACTCTCGGCCTATGTAAAAGGTAACGCGCTGGTGCGCCAGCAATTGTGTGGCCTTATCTGCAATGCGCCGAGTGAATGGGATAGTACAAACAACGAGGAACGCTTCGCGGGACTGCTCGATGAGGGAGGCTACTACCACGGCAATGACACGGGCTACAACGATTTCATGAAGTATCTGAAGGAAGTTCAGTTTTGGAACAAAACGAGGCTTCCGGCAGGACAGAAGCTGTGGTTTTTCCATCCGCTGGCGTTCATTCGGCACTTCAGGCGGTGTGGATGGCTAACCAACGACGAACTAGCGGCTACGTTTCCTCGCTATCCGTTCTATACGGAAAGTGGTAGCCCTCGGAGGGCTATTGCAACCAATAACGATATTTATCGGGTAACGCTAGCAATTGCTCGTCGACGTGTAAAAAATCACATGTTGGTGCTCAATAATTGCCTTAGGAAGTATATAGGTAGCGACTCAAAGAGAATTGCCATGTTTTTGGCGCAAGTGGTATTGGAGACGGCCCAATGGCGCGATTTTGGTGGCATAAGGCGTCTTATGCATGAATGGGGTTTCGGTCAATATTCTTCTACCAATCCGGCGACGCAATACTATGGCCCATTTTACGGGCGTGGGATTATGCAACTTACATGGGCCGCTAACTTTGAGGCATATGGGAAGTATCGAGCTATTTCTGACAACGCTACTGGCTCTTACGTTGAGCGGTTGCCTGGTTCGCGTCACCGTATCACTGCGATCTCGCAGCACTACTCAGTGAATCCGAATGACGGTGGGCATTTGATGCTCTGGTCGCCGCGTTACGACCCGGATATTGTCGCGGAGAATGCTGACTATGCATGTGACTCTGGTGGCTTTTATTGGGTATCAAAATCATTTTCTCAGGGATTGAATATTAATAGAGTTGTCGACAGGGAATTTTCTGCTTCGAGTGTGGATTTTGTGAATCGGCTCGTTAATGGTGGTGGAAACGGGTACTACGAGAGACAGGCGTACTCGGTATTTATAATGCGCGTCTTGGGTGATGGGGTTGACGCTGTTGGGGAAGTATTGATTAATTCTCCTCGTCCAAAAAAAGCAGTTTTGGCAAACATGCTTAGGCCGGAGTGA
- a CDS encoding carboxyl transferase domain-containing protein, which yields MPIIESKLNPRSEDFRANAAALEAVVADLRAKIEQLAQGGGQAARDKHLSRGKLLPRDRIAQLLDPGAPFLELSQLAANGMYNDDAPGAGVITGIGRIAGRECVIVCNDATVKGGTYYPVTVKKHVRAQEIAAENRLPCVYLVDSGGANLPNQDDVFPDRDHFGRIFFNQATMSAAGIAQIAVVMGSCTAGGAYVPAMSDESIIVKDQGTIFLGGPPLVKAATGEEVSAEDLGGGDVHTRLSGVADHLAQNDAHALSIARNIVDHLAPKIASPVALREPKPPRFDAKSLYGVIPVDTRKPFDVREVIARIVDDSEFDEFKARYGTTLVTGFAHIWGHPVGIVANNGILFSESAVKGAHFIELCCQRKIPLVFLQNITGFMVGRKYENEGIARHGAKMVTAVSNAKVPKFTVIIGGSFGAGNYGMCGRAFGPRFLWMWPNARISVMGGEQAASVLATVRRDGIEAKGGAWSTDEEEAFKQPIRDQYERQGHPYYASARLWDDGVIDPAQTRDVLGLGLAASMNAPIDDTRFGVFRM from the coding sequence ATGCCGATCATCGAATCCAAACTGAACCCGCGTTCGGAAGACTTCCGCGCGAACGCCGCGGCGCTCGAGGCGGTCGTCGCCGACCTGCGCGCGAAGATCGAACAGCTCGCGCAGGGCGGCGGCCAGGCCGCGCGCGACAAGCACCTGTCGCGCGGCAAGCTGCTGCCGCGCGACCGCATCGCGCAACTGCTCGATCCGGGCGCGCCGTTCCTCGAGCTGTCGCAGCTCGCGGCGAACGGCATGTACAACGACGACGCGCCGGGCGCGGGCGTCATCACCGGGATCGGCCGGATCGCGGGCCGCGAGTGCGTGATCGTGTGCAACGACGCGACGGTCAAGGGCGGCACCTACTACCCGGTCACCGTGAAGAAGCACGTGCGTGCGCAGGAAATCGCCGCGGAAAACCGGCTGCCGTGCGTGTACCTCGTCGATTCGGGCGGCGCGAACCTGCCGAACCAGGACGACGTATTCCCCGATCGCGACCACTTCGGCCGCATCTTCTTCAACCAGGCGACGATGTCGGCGGCGGGGATCGCGCAGATCGCGGTCGTGATGGGCTCGTGCACGGCGGGCGGCGCGTACGTGCCCGCGATGAGCGACGAGTCGATCATCGTGAAGGACCAGGGCACGATTTTCCTCGGCGGGCCGCCGCTCGTGAAGGCCGCGACCGGCGAGGAAGTGAGCGCCGAGGATCTCGGCGGCGGCGACGTGCACACGCGCCTGTCGGGCGTGGCCGACCATCTCGCGCAGAACGACGCGCATGCGCTGTCGATCGCGCGCAACATCGTCGATCATCTCGCACCGAAGATCGCGTCGCCGGTGGCGCTGCGCGAGCCGAAGCCGCCGCGCTTCGACGCGAAGAGCCTGTACGGCGTGATTCCCGTCGATACGCGCAAGCCGTTCGACGTGCGCGAGGTGATCGCGCGCATCGTCGACGATTCCGAGTTCGACGAATTCAAGGCACGCTACGGCACGACGCTCGTTACCGGCTTCGCGCACATCTGGGGCCATCCGGTCGGGATCGTCGCGAACAACGGCATCCTGTTCTCCGAATCGGCCGTGAAGGGCGCGCATTTCATCGAGCTGTGCTGCCAGCGCAAGATCCCGCTCGTGTTCCTGCAGAACATCACGGGCTTCATGGTCGGGCGCAAGTACGAGAACGAAGGCATCGCGCGGCATGGCGCGAAGATGGTGACGGCCGTGTCGAACGCGAAGGTGCCGAAGTTCACGGTGATCATCGGCGGTTCGTTCGGCGCCGGCAACTACGGGATGTGCGGCCGCGCATTCGGGCCGCGCTTCCTGTGGATGTGGCCGAACGCGCGCATCTCGGTGATGGGCGGCGAGCAGGCCGCGTCGGTGCTCGCGACCGTGCGTCGCGACGGCATCGAGGCGAAGGGCGGCGCATGGTCGACCGACGAAGAGGAAGCGTTCAAGCAGCCGATTCGCGATCAGTACGAGCGCCAGGGCCATCCGTATTACGCGAGCGCGCGGCTGTGGGACGACGGCGTGATCGATCCCGCGCAGACGCGCGACGTGCTCGGGCTCGGTCTTGCCGCGTCGATGAACGCGCCGATCGACGATACGCGCTTCGGCGTGTTCCGGATGTAA
- a CDS encoding phosphocholine-specific phospholipase C has product MATHSRRDFLKFSAGLAGATAATALLPESIRKALAIEPNTVTGTIQDVQHIVVFMQENRSFDHYLGHLSGVRGYNDRFPVTLPNGKPVWFQPRQEDKTSVIAPFRYDTTNPGVNAQCIGGLPHTWATTHGAIDNGRADQWAVQKTNMTMGCHVRDDIPFHYALADAFTVCDNYFCSIPGNTHPNRMYLMTGMVDPLGTGGGPLLDNTDYIDNQFDKIQLPPFSWKTYPERLEQAGISWQVYQQGTGFDNFTGNYGTNMLACFNNFVNAPAGSSLQTRGMSTRPITQLKADVQANALPQVSWLLPPAAYSEHPKFTPLYGAYYLSTILDALTSNPDVWSKTVLLVMYDENDGFFDHVVPPQAPTLPGSGMSTVDVSLERHNVVTATQTGTYTADNLPYGLGPRVPMFVVSPWSKGGFVCSQVFDHTSVLQFIEKRFGVTETNISPWRRAICGDLTSALDFSKPDATLPTLPSTQAYVAQADLQCTRASSQTAPASTAQQVVTAQEPGTRPARALPYELHVTGQLQAQGYALTFANTGTQGAHFWVYTGDPTAMPRRYTVEAGKQLTDTWALDANGNYLVSVWGPNGYFRRFAGSAAADAGAKPEITACYDAANGDVYVTFANAGSSALTVTATDVAYGGAARTLTIPPGQRVEAHWDLSCSSHWYDLQFAIAGNVGWTRRIAGHVETGKASITDPAAVAPTMTAI; this is encoded by the coding sequence ATGGCCACCCATTCGCGACGCGATTTTCTGAAGTTCTCCGCCGGCCTCGCCGGCGCGACCGCCGCCACCGCACTGCTTCCCGAATCGATCCGCAAGGCGCTCGCGATCGAGCCGAATACCGTGACGGGCACGATCCAGGATGTCCAGCACATCGTCGTGTTCATGCAGGAAAACCGCTCGTTCGACCACTACCTCGGGCACCTGAGCGGCGTGCGCGGCTACAACGACCGCTTCCCGGTCACGCTGCCGAACGGCAAGCCGGTCTGGTTCCAGCCGCGGCAGGAGGACAAGACGAGCGTGATCGCGCCGTTCCGCTATGACACGACCAACCCGGGCGTCAACGCGCAGTGCATCGGCGGCCTGCCGCATACGTGGGCGACGACGCACGGCGCGATCGACAACGGCCGCGCGGACCAATGGGCGGTGCAGAAGACCAACATGACGATGGGTTGCCACGTCCGCGACGACATCCCGTTCCATTACGCGCTCGCGGATGCGTTCACGGTGTGCGACAACTACTTCTGCTCGATTCCGGGCAACACGCACCCGAACCGCATGTACCTGATGACGGGCATGGTCGATCCGCTCGGCACGGGCGGCGGCCCGCTGCTCGACAACACCGACTACATCGACAACCAGTTCGACAAGATCCAGCTGCCGCCCTTCAGCTGGAAGACCTACCCGGAGCGGCTCGAACAGGCCGGCATCTCGTGGCAGGTCTACCAGCAGGGTACCGGGTTCGACAATTTCACCGGCAACTACGGCACGAACATGCTGGCGTGCTTCAACAACTTCGTGAATGCGCCGGCCGGTTCGTCGCTGCAGACGCGCGGGATGAGCACGCGCCCGATTACGCAACTGAAAGCCGACGTGCAGGCGAACGCGCTGCCGCAGGTATCGTGGCTGCTGCCGCCCGCCGCGTATTCGGAACATCCGAAGTTCACGCCGCTGTATGGCGCCTACTACCTGTCGACGATCCTCGATGCGCTGACGTCCAATCCGGACGTGTGGAGCAAGACCGTGCTGCTCGTCATGTACGACGAGAACGACGGTTTCTTCGACCATGTCGTGCCGCCGCAGGCGCCGACGCTGCCGGGCTCCGGCATGAGCACCGTGGACGTGTCGCTCGAGCGGCACAACGTCGTGACCGCGACGCAGACCGGCACGTATACCGCCGACAACCTGCCGTACGGCCTCGGCCCGCGCGTGCCGATGTTCGTCGTATCGCCGTGGTCGAAGGGCGGCTTCGTCTGCTCGCAGGTCTTCGATCACACGTCGGTGCTGCAATTCATCGAGAAGCGCTTCGGCGTGACGGAAACGAACATCTCGCCGTGGCGCCGCGCGATCTGCGGCGACCTGACGTCGGCGCTCGACTTCTCGAAACCGGATGCCACGTTGCCGACCTTGCCGAGCACGCAGGCGTATGTCGCGCAGGCGGACCTGCAATGCACGCGTGCGTCGTCGCAGACCGCGCCGGCCAGCACCGCGCAGCAGGTCGTGACGGCTCAGGAGCCCGGCACGCGGCCGGCGCGCGCGCTGCCTTACGAATTGCATGTGACCGGCCAGCTTCAGGCGCAAGGCTATGCGCTCACGTTCGCGAATACCGGCACGCAAGGCGCGCACTTCTGGGTCTATACGGGCGATCCCACCGCGATGCCGCGCCGCTACACGGTCGAAGCGGGCAAGCAGTTGACCGACACGTGGGCGCTCGACGCGAACGGCAACTACCTGGTGAGCGTCTGGGGCCCGAACGGCTATTTCCGGCGCTTTGCCGGATCGGCGGCCGCGGACGCCGGCGCGAAGCCTGAAATCACCGCGTGCTATGACGCCGCCAACGGCGACGTCTACGTGACGTTCGCCAATGCGGGCAGCAGCGCGCTGACGGTCACGGCGACCGATGTCGCGTACGGCGGGGCGGCGCGCACGCTGACGATTCCGCCGGGGCAGCGCGTCGAAGCGCACTGGGACCTGTCGTGCAGCAGCCACTGGTACGACCTGCAGTTCGCGATCGCGGGGAATGTGGGCTGGACGCGCCGCATCGCGGGGCACGTCGAAACCGGCAAGGCCAGCATCACCGATCCGGCCGCGGTGGCGCCGACGATGACGGCGATCTGA
- a CDS encoding isovaleryl-CoA dehydrogenase has translation MINLPGVQFMLGEDIEMLRDAVATFAAKEIAPRAAEVDRTDQFPMDLWKKFGDLGVLGMTVAEEYGGANMGYTAHMVAMEEISRASASIGLSYGAHSNLCVNQIHRNGTDAQKQKYLPKLVSGEHIGALAMSEPNAGSDVVSMKLRADKRGDRYVLNGTKMWITNGPDCDTLVVYAKTDVEANSRGITAFIVEKGMKGFSVAQKLDKLGMRGSHTGELVFQDVEVPEENILGQLNGGVKVLMSGLDYERAVLSGGPTGIMAACLDAVVPYIHDRKQFGQSIGEFQLIQGKVADMYTTFQACRAYLYAVGRHLDSAGSDHIRQVRKDCAGVILYTAEKATWMAGEAIQILGGNGYINEYPVGRLWRDAKLYEIGAGTSEIRRMLIGRELFAETM, from the coding sequence ATGATCAACCTGCCCGGCGTGCAATTCATGCTCGGTGAAGACATCGAGATGCTGCGCGACGCCGTCGCGACGTTCGCGGCGAAGGAAATCGCGCCGCGCGCGGCGGAAGTCGACCGCACCGACCAGTTTCCGATGGATCTGTGGAAGAAGTTCGGCGATCTCGGCGTGCTCGGCATGACGGTGGCCGAAGAATACGGCGGCGCGAACATGGGCTACACCGCGCACATGGTCGCGATGGAAGAGATCTCGCGCGCATCGGCGTCGATCGGCCTGTCGTACGGCGCGCACTCGAACCTGTGCGTGAACCAGATCCACCGCAACGGCACCGACGCGCAGAAACAGAAATACCTGCCGAAGCTCGTGTCGGGCGAACACATCGGCGCGCTCGCGATGAGCGAACCGAACGCCGGCTCCGACGTCGTCAGCATGAAGCTGCGCGCCGACAAGCGCGGCGACCGCTACGTGCTGAACGGCACGAAGATGTGGATCACCAACGGCCCCGATTGCGACACGCTCGTCGTCTACGCGAAGACGGACGTCGAAGCCAATTCGCGCGGCATCACCGCGTTCATCGTCGAGAAGGGGATGAAGGGCTTCTCGGTTGCGCAGAAGCTCGACAAGCTCGGCATGCGCGGCTCGCACACGGGCGAGCTGGTGTTCCAGGACGTCGAGGTGCCGGAAGAGAACATCCTCGGCCAGCTCAACGGCGGCGTGAAGGTGCTGATGAGCGGCCTCGACTACGAGCGCGCGGTGCTGTCGGGCGGCCCGACGGGCATCATGGCCGCGTGCCTCGATGCCGTGGTGCCGTATATCCACGACCGCAAGCAGTTCGGCCAGTCGATCGGCGAGTTCCAGTTGATCCAGGGCAAGGTGGCCGACATGTACACCACGTTCCAGGCATGCCGCGCGTACCTGTACGCGGTCGGCCGCCATCTCGACTCGGCGGGCAGCGATCACATCCGCCAGGTGCGCAAGGACTGCGCGGGGGTGATCCTCTATACGGCCGAGAAGGCGACGTGGATGGCCGGCGAGGCGATCCAGATCCTCGGCGGCAACGGCTACATCAACGAATACCCGGTCGGCCGCCTGTGGCGCGATGCGAAGCTCTATGAAATCGGCGCCGGCACGAGCGAGATCCGCCGGATGCTGATCGGCCGCGAGCTGTTCGCGGAAACGATGTAA
- a CDS encoding enoyl-CoA hydratase/isomerase family protein, with amino-acid sequence MRYETIKVAEANRVATVTLARPDVRNAFNETTIAELTTAFEWLDAHEGVRAIVLAAEGTAFCAGADLNWMKKMAGYSDDENRADARKLARMLEAIHRCGKPVIARVHGDAYAGGVGLVAAADIAIAADGVKFCLSEARLGLIPATIAPYVVRAMGERAARRYFTTAEVFDSVRAASLGFIHDAVPADALDETVAKLAATLVANGPDAVRACKRLVADVAGRTLDATLIEQTADWIARTRAGAEAREGIAAFLEKRTPSWRE; translated from the coding sequence ATGCGATACGAAACCATCAAGGTAGCCGAAGCAAACCGCGTGGCGACCGTCACGCTCGCGCGTCCCGACGTGCGCAACGCGTTCAACGAGACGACGATCGCCGAGCTGACTACCGCGTTCGAATGGCTCGATGCGCACGAAGGCGTGCGCGCGATCGTGCTCGCGGCGGAAGGCACCGCGTTCTGCGCGGGCGCGGACCTGAACTGGATGAAGAAGATGGCCGGTTACTCGGACGACGAGAACCGTGCCGATGCGCGCAAGCTCGCGCGGATGCTCGAGGCGATCCATCGCTGCGGCAAGCCGGTGATCGCGCGCGTGCATGGCGATGCGTACGCGGGCGGCGTGGGCCTCGTCGCGGCGGCCGATATCGCGATCGCCGCCGACGGCGTGAAATTCTGCCTGTCCGAAGCGCGGCTCGGGCTGATTCCCGCGACGATCGCGCCGTACGTCGTGCGCGCGATGGGCGAGCGCGCCGCGCGCCGTTACTTCACGACGGCCGAGGTATTCGACAGCGTGCGCGCCGCATCGCTCGGCTTCATTCACGACGCGGTGCCGGCCGACGCGCTCGACGAAACGGTCGCGAAGCTGGCCGCGACGCTCGTCGCGAACGGTCCCGACGCGGTACGTGCGTGCAAGCGGCTCGTCGCCGACGTGGCCGGCCGCACGCTCGACGCGACGCTGATCGAGCAGACCGCCGACTGGATCGCGCGCACCCGCGCAGGCGCGGAAGCGCGCGAAGGGATCGCGGCCTTCCTCGAGAAACGCACGCCGTCGTGGCGTGAATGA
- a CDS encoding acetyl/propionyl/methylcrotonyl-CoA carboxylase subunit alpha has translation MFDKILIANRGEIACRVAATCKRLGIASVAVYSDADANAKHVAACDEAVHIGGSAAADSYLRIERIIEAARATGAQAIHPGYGFLSENEDFAHACEAAGIAFIGPPVDAIAAMGSKAAAKALMHAAAVPLVPGYHGDDQDAGNLHREADAIGYPVLLKASAGGGGKGMRVVERSDDFPAALASCQREAASSFGNDRVLIEKYLTRPRHVEVQVFGDTHGNTVYLFDRDCSVQRRHQKVLEEAPAPGLPDDLRRAMGEAAVAAARAVRYVGAGTVEFIMTGDAFYFMEMNTRLQVEHPVTEMVTGLDLVEWQLRVTSGEPLPLKQGELRVHGHALEARLYAENPARGFLPSTGTLKHLRLPEGVEFDIGAAVRVDSGVREGDAITPFYDPMIAKLIVHGADRAEALGLMLRALRACEVVGLHTNAAFLQRIVACEPFATADLDTGLIERNHDALFAPQQPPRATLALACAALLARERGAAAPGASPWGALPDWRLNGGYRRTLEWRAVDREADVTVAYEDDGAVARIAAGDTAAQPFAWTRGATPLDFDVTLDGVRSSGRVYADGDSFHVFTQGAAETFEWRNLLAHAGDTEHGGGRLTAPMPGKVIAVLVEPGQKVEAGTPLIVMEAMKMEHTIGAPSAGVVAEVLYGVGDQVADGAQLLMMAEG, from the coding sequence ATGTTCGACAAGATTCTGATCGCCAACCGCGGCGAAATCGCGTGCCGCGTCGCCGCGACGTGCAAACGTCTCGGGATCGCGAGCGTCGCCGTTTATTCCGACGCCGATGCGAACGCGAAGCACGTGGCCGCCTGCGACGAAGCCGTGCATATCGGCGGCTCGGCAGCCGCGGACAGCTATCTGCGCATCGAGCGCATCATCGAAGCCGCGCGCGCGACCGGCGCGCAGGCGATCCACCCGGGCTACGGCTTCCTGTCGGAGAACGAAGATTTCGCGCATGCGTGCGAAGCGGCTGGTATTGCCTTCATCGGGCCGCCGGTCGACGCGATCGCGGCGATGGGGTCGAAGGCCGCCGCGAAGGCGCTGATGCACGCGGCCGCCGTGCCGCTCGTGCCCGGCTATCACGGCGACGACCAGGACGCGGGCAACCTGCATCGCGAAGCCGACGCGATCGGCTATCCGGTGCTGCTGAAGGCCAGCGCGGGCGGTGGCGGCAAGGGGATGCGCGTAGTCGAGCGCTCCGACGATTTCCCGGCCGCGCTCGCGTCGTGCCAGCGCGAGGCCGCGAGCAGCTTCGGCAACGACCGCGTGCTGATCGAGAAATACCTGACGCGCCCGCGCCACGTCGAGGTGCAGGTGTTCGGCGACACGCACGGCAATACCGTGTACCTGTTCGACCGCGACTGCTCGGTGCAACGCCGTCACCAGAAGGTGCTCGAGGAAGCGCCGGCGCCGGGCCTGCCCGACGACCTGCGCCGTGCGATGGGCGAGGCGGCCGTCGCGGCCGCGCGCGCGGTTCGTTATGTCGGCGCGGGCACCGTCGAATTCATCATGACGGGCGACGCGTTCTACTTCATGGAAATGAACACGCGCCTGCAGGTCGAGCATCCGGTCACCGAGATGGTCACCGGGCTCGATCTGGTCGAATGGCAACTGCGCGTCACGTCCGGCGAGCCGCTGCCGCTGAAGCAGGGCGAACTGCGCGTGCACGGTCACGCGCTCGAGGCGCGTCTTTACGCGGAGAATCCCGCGCGCGGCTTCCTGCCGTCCACGGGCACGCTGAAGCACCTGCGACTGCCGGAAGGCGTCGAGTTCGACATCGGCGCTGCGGTGCGTGTCGACAGCGGCGTGCGCGAAGGCGATGCGATCACGCCGTTCTACGATCCGATGATCGCGAAGCTGATCGTTCATGGCGCGGATCGCGCGGAAGCGCTGGGCCTGATGCTGCGCGCGCTGCGCGCGTGCGAGGTGGTCGGCCTGCACACGAACGCCGCGTTCCTGCAGCGGATCGTCGCGTGCGAGCCGTTCGCGACGGCCGATCTCGACACGGGCCTGATCGAGCGCAACCACGATGCGCTGTTCGCCCCGCAACAGCCGCCGCGCGCGACGCTCGCGCTCGCTTGCGCGGCGCTGCTCGCGCGCGAACGCGGCGCGGCCGCACCGGGTGCGTCGCCGTGGGGCGCGCTGCCGGACTGGCGATTGAACGGCGGCTATCGCCGCACGCTCGAATGGCGCGCGGTTGACCGCGAAGCGGACGTGACGGTCGCGTACGAAGACGACGGCGCCGTTGCGCGCATCGCGGCCGGCGACACGGCCGCGCAGCCGTTCGCATGGACGCGCGGCGCAACGCCGCTCGATTTCGACGTGACGCTCGACGGCGTGCGCAGCAGCGGCCGCGTGTATGCGGACGGCGACTCGTTCCATGTATTCACGCAGGGCGCGGCCGAGACGTTCGAATGGCGCAACCTGCTCGCGCATGCGGGCGACACCGAGCACGGCGGCGGCCGCCTGACCGCGCCGATGCCCGGCAAGGTGATCGCGGTGCTGGTCGAACCCGGCCAGAAGGTCGAAGCCGGCACGCCGCTGATCGTGATGGAAGCGATGAAGATGGAGCACACGATCGGCGCGCCGAGCGCGGGCGTCGTCGCGGAGGTGCTGTACGGCGTCGGCGACCAGGTCGCGGATGGCGCGCAGTTGCTGATGATGGCGGAAGGCTGA